In Elaeis guineensis isolate ETL-2024a chromosome 1, EG11, whole genome shotgun sequence, a genomic segment contains:
- the LOC105039370 gene encoding LOW QUALITY PROTEIN: pre-mRNA-splicing factor ATP-dependent RNA helicase DEAH7 (The sequence of the model RefSeq protein was modified relative to this genomic sequence to represent the inferred CDS: inserted 1 base in 1 codon) has translation MEGEGKVVDLNRTSDVLEPDTGIKGGLCVPNKEKLLYRAPERKSTLGLDVLASAKRGSKGDGFKVPAERQISAISSLDIDEDEKAGSSIIEDSASGSPQGGSSRASRRYRGTGAEEKSCSESTVTREGEGGYSSRRRRENETPRHEVSTPRSSRSIRSYSPDYDEENNKRRYHSDRGYFKRKDENGRSSHQQKDATDRERKRSRHERASRTPVRSDWDDGRWEWEDTPHRDSRDRYSMSRRDLRPSPSPMLAGASPDARLVSPWLGGFTPRSAASPWDSISPSPVPIRAAGSKKSSDSRQSGKSHLLTFSLPASSEDHGADQDSYRDYEISEEMRQEMDYNADRAWYDREEHNTMFDTDGSSFFLGDDTSFQKKEAELAKKLTRKDGTLMTLAQSKKLSQLTADNAQWEDRQLLRSGAVRGTEVQTEFEDEDERKVILLVHDTKPPFLDGRVVFTKQAEPVMPLKDPTSDMAIIARKGSALVREIHEKQSMNKSRQRFWELAGSKLGDILGVQKTAEQIDADTAVVGDEGEVDFKEDAKFAQHMKSKGEAVSDFAKSKSISQQRQYLPIYSVREELLQVVRENQVIIVVGETGSGKTTQLTQYLNEDGYAVTGIVGCTQPRRVAAMSVAKRVSEEMETELGDKVGYAIRFEDVTGPNTIIKYMTDGVLLRETLKDSDLDKYRVIIMDEAHERSLSTDVLFGILKKVVARRRDFKLIVTSATLNAQKFSNFFGSVPIFHIPGRTFPVNILYSKTPCEDYVEAAVKQAMTIHITSAPGDILIFMTGQDEIEATCYALAERMEQLTASTSRAVPKLLILPIYSQLPADLQAKIFQKAEDGARKCIVATNIAETSLTVDGIFYVIDTGYGKMKVYNPRMGMDALQVFPVSRAAADQRAGRAGRTGPGTCYRLYTDTAYQNEMLPNPVPEIQRTNLGNVVLLLKSLKIENLLDFDFMDPPPQENILNSMYQLWVLGALNNVGSLTAIGWKMVEFPLDPPLAKMLLMGEQLGCINEVLTIVSMLSVPSVFFRPKDRAEESDAAREKFFVPESDHLTLLNVYQQWKSNQYRGDWCNDHFLHVKGLRKAREVRSQLLDILKSLKIPVTSCGMDWDVVRQAICSAYFHNAARLKGVGEYVNCRNGMPCHLHPSSALYGXGYTPDYVVYHELILTTKEYMQCVTAVEPQWLAELGPMFFSVKESDTSMLEHKKKQKEEKTAMEEEMENLRKEQAEIDRTNKEREKEKRARRQQQVVMPGLRQGSSTYLRPKRMGL, from the exons AATCCACTGTCACACGTGAAGGTGAAGGCGGATATTCTTCTCGCAGACGGCGAGAAAATGAAACTCCACGCCACGAG GTCTCCACTCCCAGAAGTTCGCGGAGTATTCGGTCCTATAGTCCTGATTATGATGAGGAGAACAACAAACGTAGATATCATAGTGATAGAGGGTatttcaaaagaaaagatgagaatgggAGATCCAGTCATCAGCAGAAGGATGCTACAGATCGTGAAAGGAAAAGGAGTCGGCATGAACGTGCTTCAAGAACACCTG TTAGATCTGATTGGGACGATGGGAGGTGGGAATGGGAAGATACTCCACATCGAGATAGTCGAGATAGGTATTCTATGTCTCGTAGGGATCTGCGTCCTTCACCATCTCCTATGTTGGCAGGGGCATCCCCTGATGCGCGCTTAGTTTCTCCATGGTTGGGTGGTTTCACACCTCGTTCCGCAG CTTCGCCATGGGACAGTATCTCCCCTTCTCCAGTCCCGATACGTGCTGCTGGTTCAAAGAAATCTTCAGACTCGCGTCAAAGTGGAAAGTCACATCTGCTTACTTTTTCTCTTCCAGCAAGTTCTGAG GACCATGGTGCTGATCAAGATTCTTACAGAGATTATGAGATCAGTGAGGAGATGCGTCAAGAAATGGATTATAATGCTGATCGTGCATG GTATGACAGAGAGGAGCATAATACAATGTTTGATACTGATGGCTCATCATTCTTTCTTGGGGATGACACTTCTTTCCAGAAGAAAGAGGCAGAGTTGGCAAAGAAACTG ACTCGCAAGGATGGAACTTTGATGACACTCGCCCAGAGCAAAAAGTTGTCGCAGTTAACTGCTGATAATGCTCAGTGGGAAGACAGACAGCTTTTGAGATCTGGAGCTGTTAGAGGAACAGAGGTGCAGACAGAGTTTGAGGATGAGGATGAGCGCAAAGTTATTCTTCTGGTTCATG ATACAAAGCCTCCTTTCTTGGACGGGAGGGTGGTATTTACAAAGCAGGCTGAACCTGTCATGCCATTAAAAGATCCCACATCAGACATGGCTATAATTGCCCGCAAAGGCTCTGCTTTAGTTAGAGAGATTCATGAAAAACAGAGTATGAACAAGTCACGCCAACGATTTTGGGAGCTAGCAGGATCAAAACTTGGTGACATATTAGGGGTTCAGAAGACAGCTGAGCAG ATTGATGCAGATACTGCAGTTGTAGGAGATGAGGGAGAAGTTGATTTTAAGGAGGATGCAAAGTTTGCACAGCACATGAAAAGTAAGGGTGAAGCAGTCAGTGATTTTGCCAAGTCAAAATCCATTTCACAGCAAAGACAGTATCTCCCTATATATTCTGTCCGTGAGGAATTGTTGCAG GTAGTCCGTGAAAATCAGGTGATTATTGTAGTTGGAGAAACTGGTTCTGGAAAGACAACACAACTAACACAG TATCTTAATGAAGATGGATATGCTGTGACTGGCATTGTCGGTTGTACACAACCTAGACGTGTAGCAGCCATGAGTGTTGCAAAACGAGTTAGCGAGGAGATGGAAACAGAGTTAGGTGATAAAGTTGGCTATGCTATTCGCTTTGAGGATGTTACTGGTCCAAATACTATAATAAAG TATATGACAGATGGAGTGCTTCTGCGTGAAACATTGAAGGACTCGGACCTGGACAAATATCG AGTTATCATCATGGATGAAGCACATGAGAGATCACTAAGTACTGATGTTTTGTTTGGCATACTCAAAAAGGTGGTTGCTCGGAGACGTGACTTCAAGCTCATTGTGACATCTGCAACATTAAATGCTCAAAAGTTCTCCAATTTCTTTGGAAG TGTACCAATTTTCCATATTCCTGGGAGGACATTTCCTGTGAACATCTTGTATAGCAAAACACCCTGTGAAGACTATGTAGAAGCTGCAGTGAAGCAGGCGATGACTATCCACATCACTAGTGCTCCTGGTGACATCCTCATTTTCATGACAGGACAGGATGAGATTGAAGCAACCTGCTATGCCCTTGCCGAACGTATGGAACAGCTCACTGCATCCACAAGCAGGGCGGTCCCCAAGCTTCTGATACTGCCGATCTACTCTCAGCTGCCAGCTGACCTGCAAGCAAAGATTTTTCAGAAAGCAGAGGATGGGGCTCGCAAATGCATCGTTGCAACCAACATTGCTGAGACATCACTTACAGTGGACGGTATCTTCTATGTCATAGACACGGGATATGGTAAGATGAAGGTCTACAATCCTAGGATGGGTATGGATGCTCTCCAAGTGTTTCCAGTCAGCCGAGCAGCTGCTGACCAGCGGGCTGGACGAGCAGGCAGGACTGGCCCTGGGACATGCTATCGGTTGTACACAGATACAGCATACCAGAATGAGATGCTACCCAACCCTGTGCCTGAGATCCAGAGAACTAATCTGGGGAATGTGGTTTTGTTGCTCAAGTCCTTAAAAATTGAAAACCTCTTGGATTTCGACTTTATGGACCCTCCTCCGCAAGAGAACATTCTTAATTCCATGTATCAGCTCTGGGTGTTGGGTGCCTTGAATAATGTGGGTAGTCTCACAGCCATAGGCTGGAAAATGGTCGAATTCCCTCTAGATCCGCCTCTTGCCAAAATGTTGTTGATGGGAGAGCAGCTTGGATGTATAAACGAAGTGTTGACAATCGTATCTATGCTCTCGGTACCATCGGTTTTCTTTCGACCCAAGGACCGAGCAGAAGAGAGCGATGCAGCAAGGGAGAAGTTCTTTGTCCCAGAATCCGACCACTTGACTCTTTTAAACGTTTACCAGCAGTGGAAATCAAACCAATATCGTGGGGACTGGTGCAATGATCACTTCTTGCATGTGAAGGGGCTTCGGAAGGCCAGGGAAGTTCGGTCCCAGCTACTAGATATACTCAAGTCCTTGAAAATTCCTGTGACTTCATGCGGGATGGACTGGGATGTGGTGAGGCAGGCAATCTGTTCTGCATATTTCCACAATGCTGCTAGGCTAAAGGGTGTTGGTGAGTATGTCAATTGCCGGAATGGAATGCCCTGCCATCTGCATCCCAGCAGTGCACTATATG TTGGATATACTCCGGATTATGTGGTTTATCATGAACTTATACTGACAACTAAAGAGTACATGCAATGTGTGACCGCAGTTGAGCCTCAGTGGTTGGCAGAGTTGGGGCCGATGTTTTTCTCTGTTAAGGAGTCAGATACATCCATGCTCGAGCACAAAAAGAAGCAGAAGGAAGAGAAGACAGCCATGGAGGAGGAGATGGAAAATCTGAGGAAGGAGCAAGCCGAAATAGACAGGACaaacaaggagagagagaaggagaaaagggCAAGGCGACAGCAGCAAGTCGTAATGCCAGGCTTGCGGCAGGGTTCTTCTACTTATCTGAGACCCAAAAGAATGGGATTGTAG